The genomic stretch TCAAGTTCTTCAAGTTTTTTTAGCATTTTTATATTTTTATTTAATTTATACATATTGTTATAAGAGATATTAAGAGATTTTAAGTTTGTAAGCTCAAAAATTTCTTTATTAAGATATTTTATTTTATTAGATGATATATCAAGTTTTTTTAAGTTTTTTAAATTAGCTATTTCTTTTGGAATATTTTTTATATAATTCATAGATAAGTACAGATTTTCTATATTTTCAATTTCAAAAAACTCCAAAGGAATATCAGTTATATCTAAATTGCTTAAATTTAATTCTTTTATATTATCAAAATCTTCTTTTTTTATATTTACTATATCATAAGCATCATTTTCTTTAGCCCATTTGATTATATATTTAAAATTACTTTTAGTCATATTAAAGCCGTATTATTATTTAATCATTTATTATTATATTAGCAGGCATATATGACAAAAATTGACGTATCAACACATATTTCATTATATTTTTTATATGTTTTCGGAATATAAAAACTCATAAAAATAAGAAGGATAATCAATCTCAAATTCAAGAACTTCATTGGTGATAGGGTGAGTAAACTCTATTTTTTTAGCAACAAGCATAAGGGATTTATATTTGTTTGAGCTTTTCGAGTATATTTTGTCGCCTGCTACTGGAAAGTTTTTGTATGATGAATGCACTCTTATCTGATGAGTTCTTCCAGTTTTTAAATCTATTTCTATAAGCGTATGATTTTTAAATCTTTTTAATACCTTTATATGTGTAAGAGCTTTTTTACCATCTTCTCTTACGGTCATTTTTTTTCTGTATACCTGATGCCTTCCTATAGGCAGATTAATTTCTAAATAATTATCTTTAAGCACTCCTATAACTATAGCATGATATATTTTTTTTATTTTTCTATTTTTAAATTGCTCTTGAATACTTGATACAATATCAGCATTTTTCCCTATAATCATAATTCCGGAAGTATCTTTATCAAGCCTATGTATTATTCCAGCCCTGCTTTTATTGCCTATAAAATCAAAGTCTTTTATATTATAAAGCAAGGCATTAACCAAAGTTCCAGTAATTTCTGAAGCCGAACAATGCACACTCATTCCTGCAGGCTTATTTATTACAAGAAGGTATTTATCTTCATATATTATGTCTAAACTTATATTTTCAGCTTTAGGATTTTCTATGTCTATTTCTTTATCGCTGTTTTTTATATCAACTTCTATTTTATCATTTATTTTAAGAGCATATGAAAGTTTTTTTTCGATTCCGTTTACTTTGACAGAGTTTAAATAATTTTTTACTTGGCTTCTTGATATATTTAATTTTTCGCTTATAAATACATCGAGTCTTTTTTTGGCATCTGCTTCTTCAATTATAAAGTATTTATTATTATCAGATTTTTCTCTGTTCATAATTGATTATTTTATCTTTATTCATTATTTTTATCTTTGTTTTTATCAAAATCTTCTTTAAAGAAAAACACTCCTATAGCTATTATACATATTCCTATAGTAATAGAAGCATCGGCTATATTGTAATTATAAGGAAATCTTATAGTTTCATTAAAGCCCATACTAATAAAGTCAGTAACATATCCTCTCATAATTCTGTCTATCAAGTTGCCCATAGCTCCTCCAAGAACCATAGTAAAACCAATCATAGAGAGTTTCTGCTTTTTTACATTTATAGATATCATTATGAAAAATACTACAATCATAGCCAAAAATACAATAACTTTGAGCAGTTCTGGTATTATATGCTGTATAGATTCTGGTACGCTGTTAAGAAAACCGAATGATACGCCGTAATTTCTAGTGTATATAAATATTAATATATCACCTATTACTCTTTGTACCATTATTTCCTGAAGGTATTTATCTATAAAATATTTTGATACTGTATCTGCTATAAATATTAGCAAAGCTGCTAAAAAATATATTTTTTTTTGTTTTATCTCTTGTGCTATTTTTTTTAATTTTATCATACGGCTTTAACTCTTTTAATATATTTTATTTTTACTGCAATATATAACTTGAATATAATATAAAAAGTGATTTTTTCAAAATAATAAACAATAATAATTTATATCAGCAAAAATTACAAGTTTGATTTATATATAATATGCTCATATATTTTACAATTATTTTATATCATTATTCTAAACATTTGTTACTATTTACAATTTTTTTTATTTTATGTTATAATATAATGAAAAATATATTTTATTAATGATTTAAGTATGGATTTAAAAATTAAAGCTAAAAAGATTAAATACTCTAAAGTTCTTGTTATAGGCGATTTAATGCTCGATAAGTTTACATACGGAGATGTTATAAGAATATCTCCTGAAGCCCCAGTTCCAGTGCTGCATGTTAATCATGAAGAAAATTATTTGGGAGGTGCTGGAAATGTGGCTAGAAATATTGCAGCTTTAATAGGGGAAGATAATAATGACAGCATTTTTATGATAGGCGTAATAGGAAAAGATAATTCTGCTGATACTATTATAAAAAGTATGAATAAAGCAAATATATCTACCAAAGGCATAGTGGAAGATGATTCCAGAGATACTATAACAAAAACAAGAATAGTAGCAAATACTCAGCAGATAGTACGTATAGATAATGAAAGTACAGAGCCTTTTTCAGCCAACATAATGAAAAAAATAGAAAAAAACTTTACTGATAATGTAGATAATTATAATGCTGTAATAATAAGCGATTATGCTAAAGGTATTATTACAAATAAGCTTGCAAAAAAGATAATAGATACATGCAATAAAAAGAATAAGCCTGTATTGGTAGATCCTGCTATAAAGCATTTTTCATTTTATAAAAAAGCCACACTTATGACGCCTAATTTGAAAGAAGCTGTTGAAGGTATGGACAGTAAATTTCCTTTTTATGAGTTTAATCCTGAAGCTATAAATATACTAGGAAATGATATAATAAAAAAATTATCCCTCTCAAAACTGATGATAACTTTAGGGGCTAATGGTATGGCTTTATTTGATAAAGATATAAAAGCACCTAATAAAAAAACTCCATTTATAATACCTACAAAGGCAAAAAGCGTGTTTGATGTTTCTGGGGCTGGAGACACTGTTATATCTGTACTTGCTATGTGTTTATCGGTGGGATTATCTTTTAAGGAGTCTTCTGAAATAGCAAATGCTGCTGCTGGTGTTGTTGTAGGAAAAAGAGGAACTTCTACTTTAACATTAGATGAGCTTATGGAAGTACTATAATAAGTTTTTTATATAAAAATTGGAAATATTATTTTATTATGAAGAGAAAAATTATATTATTATTATTTATACTATCATTATTTATTGTTTCCTGTCTGCCTAAGCCTTTAATAGTGCCTGCTAAGGTTGTTACAGAGATTACTCTGGGTAAGGATATAGGCGTTTACAGCAATGAGTTTGTAAATTTGGACAGCCCCAAAATATATAAAGTTGATAATGAATATTATTTCGGAGATTTTTATACAGTTAAAGATGATACTGTTTATGCTTTAGATGTATCTAATTCAAGAATGGTTATAGCTTCTGGAAGCAATGTAAGGTATTTTCCTTTGGAGTATAATAATCTTGAAACTTCAAAAATATCTCTTATAGATTCTAATGCTAATATTTATATAACAGGCTACAATTTAAGATATGTAGGAGATATAGTAGTAAGCAATGTTATGATGAGTCTTCCATCTGAAAGTCCTACAACTGAGGGCGATGATGCTCCGCGTATAGAAACCTATACCGTTAAAGTAACTAATACTAATTATACTAAAGTAGGTTTTGTATCTTTAAATAAAATATCTTCAAATGGTAATACATTATACAGCATAGATACCGTTATTGATAACGAATACGAATCTTTAGTCAAACTAATAACATTAACCAATCATAAATTTGCTCTTCTTAAAAGAGATAAAGATAAAGTTCCATTGCTAGATATATATGATATGAATACCGGAAAGATGGAAAAAAGATTTTCGCTTAAAGATGTTGAATACACTGATAAGGCAGCTATGTCTTACCGAGAAATAGTAGACTGCGTATATGTACCGGATAAAGAAGTTATAGCAATTCTTACTATGAATATCGCAGAAGGTAAGCATCAGGAGGATATTATATACACATCAAAGCTGGATAATTTTAATCTTAAAGAAACATATAAAATACCAAACAGAGATAACTCTCTTGCAGTAGGTATATCAAGTACTGGAAGAGTTACATATACAGGTATGGATAATGGAATGTATTTCTTTATACGTACTAATCCTTTTTTGTCGCAGAATTACAGCAAGGAATATTTAGGTACTGACGGATTTAATAAGTTACGCGGAATACATATGTTTGATGATTCTATTTACGGCTTTATGCTAGAAGACGGCATAATTAGATTTCAGAACTATTAATTATTATAATTATTTCAAAGCTAAATTAATTAGTATTAGCAATATTTTTATTGTTTTATTTTTTATAAAATTCTTAATTTAGATTATTAAACAAAGAAAAAAGCATTACCTAAAACAGATAATGCTTTTCTTAAATTTTGTATTTTATAATTTTTATATATTTTCTGATTCGCCTGAAGAGGTATTATTAGAATTAAATTTGTCCATATCCGCTTCTTTACATATTTTTCCAGTAACAGCAGCAGTAATCATACCATCATTAACATTAAGCATAGTTCTTCCCATATCGATAAGAGGCTCTATTCCCAAAAGTATAGCAACAAGCCCTACAGGAAAACCCAAAGCAGAAAGAGTTATCAAAGCAGCATTTGTAGCTCCTCCCCCCACTCCAGCAATACCGAAACTTCCTATAGCAATTATAACAACAGCTTTTATTAAAAATGATGGCTCAAGAGGATTAATACCTAAAGTAGGTGCTATCATAGCAGCAACCATAGCAGGGTAAATACCAGCACAGCCATTTTGCCCTATAGTAACAGCTAGGGAAGCAGAAAGATTTGAGACGCCTTCGGATATTCCCATTTTTTCCTTTAATGTAGAAACTGTTAAAGGAAGTGTTCCGGCACTTGTTCTTGATGAGAAAGCAAAAGCTAAAACTGTAAAAGCCTTAGAATAATATTTAATAGGATTATATCCAAATATAATAAGTATTATACTATGAACTATAAGCATTATTATAATAGCAACATAAGAAGCTAATAAAAATTGTCCTAATTGAGCAAATGCTTTTAAATCGCTTGCAGCCATAAATTTGGCCATAAGAGCAAGTACGCCGTAAGGAGTTAATTTCATAACAAATGCTACTATCTTCATCACAACATCATGCAAAGCCTGCATCATTTTTTGAAAAAATTCAAATACTTCTAGCTTTTTCTTTCTAAGTCCCAAAGCTGCAGAACCTACCAATGCCGCAAAAAATACAACAGAAAGTGTAGGAGATCCTCCCATACCAGCTAAAGCTGCAAAAGGATTTGTAGGTATTATTTCAAGTAATTGCTGAGGAACCGGTCTTGATGTGAATTGTTCTAATTTACCTTCATAATTAGAAGCTCCCTGAGATATATCGCCTACTATAGACTGAAGTTTTGAAGCATCAAGCCCAAAGCCTTTAGCTGTAAAAAATCCTACTAATGCTGATATAGCAGTTGTTACCATAAGAACAGCTATAATTATTAAAGTCATTTTTCCTACATTACTTCCGCCTTCTTTTATATTGATAATAGCCATAGTAATAGATACAAATATCAAAGGCATAACAAGCATTTGAAGCAGTCTTACATATCCGTTTCCTACAACATTATACCAAATAATTGTTTGATTAACTACTTCCATATCATAAACTTTTCTAAGTATAAAACCTAATATTAATCCAGCTGCCAAAGCTCCTAGTACTCTGTATGTGAAATTGACATGCTTTTTCTGCATTACATAAAGCACAGCAATTATAGCAAACAGCACAATGATATTAATTAAAACATAAAGTCCCATATATAATTACTTCCTTAAATAAATATTTTTTTAGAGCATATACTATAATATATATTTAAAAAAAATGATATATTTTTATCAGCAGTTTTATACACTTTCAATACAATAAATATTTATTGTCTCTATAAAAATATTAATTAAACTTTATTCATAATCTAATTAACCCGCCCGCCCGCCCCAAAAGTATTAAAAACGATAATTTTTTATTAAGTATAAAATTCTTTTTTAACAAAAAATATAAAATCACTAAATAATACCATAATATAGAAATTATAATGCATATGAAAAATCCCCGCCATTATAACATGACAGAGATTTTTATTATTTGTTTTTTAATTTCTATTTACTCATTCTTTTTAAATATTCCCTGAAGCATTAAAGCCAAAGCTCCGTCTCCTGTTACATTGCATGCAGTTCCGAAACTATCCTGCAAAGCAAATACCGCAAGTATCAAAGCTGTTCCATCATTATTAAAGCCCAAAACAGAAATAATTATACCCAAAGAAGCAACAACAGTTCCACCGGGTACACCGGGAGCACCTACAGCAAATATACCAAGAAGTATTACAAACAATATCATAGTTCCTACAGCAGGCAAATGACCGTATAATATTTTTGATATAGTCATAACAAAAAAAGTTTCTGTAAGCACAGAGCCGCATAAATGTATAGTTGAACCCATAGGTATAGCAAAGTTTACTATGTCTTTATCTAAAGCATCAGATTTATTTGCACATTTTAATGCCACTGGCAAAGTAGCAGCTGATGACATTGTACCTACTGCTGTAAGATATGCAGGTCCATAATGCTTGAATACTCTTGCAGGATTTTTTTTGGATATTATACCTGCTATAGAATATAATATAGTAAGCCATATAAAATGTCCTACTATAGCTATTAATATTACTATCAAAAATACAGGCACACTTTTTATAATAGTTCCTTCATATGCCAAAGTAGCAAAAGTACTTCCTATATAGAATGGAAGTATAGGAACTACAACTTTATTAACCAAAAATAACATTATATTATTAAGTTCATCTAATAAGTTCTCAAAATATTTTGACTTAGTTTTTACAACAGCAACACCTCCGCATATAGCCAAAAATAAAGCTGTGATTACTGGAAATACCGGATTGATATCTAATTTAAATATTATTTCAGGCAATTCTCTTAATCCCTCAACATTTGAAGGTATATTCAAATTAGGAATGATAATATATCCGGCAATAGTAGAAAATAAAGCAGCACCTACTGATGAAGTATAGGCAAGAGCAAGCATAACCCCAAGCATTTTATTAGCCTCACTTCCCATCCTGGTGATAGCAGGAGCAATAAATCCTAAAACTATCAAAGGCACCATAAATGATATTACCTGATTAAGCACATATTTAATAGACTGTATAACATTAATAATAGGAGCATTAGAATATGTACCTATTATAATGCCTATTACTATACCTATGAATAATTTAATTAAAAGATAGTCTTTTTTTGATTTTTGTTCTAACTCTTCCATAAAAAATATTTATCCTTGAATTTATTTTATAGTTATAGTATATGCAATTTGAAAGAGCTTTGCAAAAATATAATAATAATTTTATTAATTCTACAGAAATTAGAATCTGGCACTTAAATAAGGCATAGGGTTTTTATGGTCTCCGCCCACTCTTACCTCAAAATGACAGTGTATTCCAGTAGTACGGCCAGTATTTCCTATTAATGCTATTTTCTGACCGCGTTTAACTTTCTCGCCGTAATCTACTAACAATTTAGAATTATGCCCGTAAGCTGTCTGAAATCCATTAGCATGTGTAATAAGTACAAACCAGCCGTATCCGTTTCTCCAGCCTGAAAAAGTAACAGTACCATCAGCAACTGCTAATATAGGAGTTCCATAAGGACCTGCTATATCTACACCATAGTGATAGCTTTTCTCCTGATTAAAAGGAGAAAGTCTAGCTCCGAAACCGCTTGATATACG from Brachyspira murdochii DSM 12563 encodes the following:
- a CDS encoding RluA family pseudouridine synthase, which gives rise to MNREKSDNNKYFIIEEADAKKRLDVFISEKLNISRSQVKNYLNSVKVNGIEKKLSYALKINDKIEVDIKNSDKEIDIENPKAENISLDIIYEDKYLLVINKPAGMSVHCSASEITGTLVNALLYNIKDFDFIGNKSRAGIIHRLDKDTSGIMIIGKNADIVSSIQEQFKNRKIKKIYHAIVIGVLKDNYLEINLPIGRHQVYRKKMTVREDGKKALTHIKVLKRFKNHTLIEIDLKTGRTHQIRVHSSYKNFPVAGDKIYSKSSNKYKSLMLVAKKIEFTHPITNEVLEFEIDYPSYFYEFLYSENI
- a CDS encoding dicarboxylate/amino acid:cation symporter, with the protein product MEELEQKSKKDYLLIKLFIGIVIGIIIGTYSNAPIINVIQSIKYVLNQVISFMVPLIVLGFIAPAITRMGSEANKMLGVMLALAYTSSVGAALFSTIAGYIIIPNLNIPSNVEGLRELPEIIFKLDINPVFPVITALFLAICGGVAVVKTKSKYFENLLDELNNIMLFLVNKVVVPILPFYIGSTFATLAYEGTIIKSVPVFLIVILIAIVGHFIWLTILYSIAGIISKKNPARVFKHYGPAYLTAVGTMSSAATLPVALKCANKSDALDKDIVNFAIPMGSTIHLCGSVLTETFFVMTISKILYGHLPAVGTMILFVILLGIFAVGAPGVPGGTVVASLGIIISVLGFNNDGTALILAVFALQDSFGTACNVTGDGALALMLQGIFKKNE
- a CDS encoding L-cystine transporter, translating into MGLYVLINIIVLFAIIAVLYVMQKKHVNFTYRVLGALAAGLILGFILRKVYDMEVVNQTIIWYNVVGNGYVRLLQMLVMPLIFVSITMAIINIKEGGSNVGKMTLIIIAVLMVTTAISALVGFFTAKGFGLDASKLQSIVGDISQGASNYEGKLEQFTSRPVPQQLLEIIPTNPFAALAGMGGSPTLSVVFFAALVGSAALGLRKKKLEVFEFFQKMMQALHDVVMKIVAFVMKLTPYGVLALMAKFMAASDLKAFAQLGQFLLASYVAIIIMLIVHSIILIIFGYNPIKYYSKAFTVLAFAFSSRTSAGTLPLTVSTLKEKMGISEGVSNLSASLAVTIGQNGCAGIYPAMVAAMIAPTLGINPLEPSFLIKAVVIIAIGSFGIAGVGGGATNAALITLSALGFPVGLVAILLGIEPLIDMGRTMLNVNDGMITAAVTGKICKEADMDKFNSNNTSSGESENI
- the lspA gene encoding signal peptidase II — encoded protein: MIKLKKIAQEIKQKKIYFLAALLIFIADTVSKYFIDKYLQEIMVQRVIGDILIFIYTRNYGVSFGFLNSVPESIQHIIPELLKVIVFLAMIVVFFIMISINVKKQKLSMIGFTMVLGGAMGNLIDRIMRGYVTDFISMGFNETIRFPYNYNIADASITIGICIIAIGVFFFKEDFDKNKDKNNE
- a CDS encoding leucine-rich repeat domain-containing protein; the protein is MTKSNFKYIIKWAKENDAYDIVNIKKEDFDNIKELNLSNLDITDIPLEFFEIENIENLYLSMNYIKNIPKEIANLKNLKKLDISSNKIKYLNKEIFELTNLKSLNISYNNMYKLNKNIKMLKKLEELDISGCSISYLPDEIYELYNIKFIDASFNKIKKIDTKIQNLKKLKELILDSNKLDDIPEELIKLKKLKFISISENNIK
- a CDS encoding glycoside hydrolase family protein, whose amino-acid sequence is MKRKIILLLFILSLFIVSCLPKPLIVPAKVVTEITLGKDIGVYSNEFVNLDSPKIYKVDNEYYFGDFYTVKDDTVYALDVSNSRMVIASGSNVRYFPLEYNNLETSKISLIDSNANIYITGYNLRYVGDIVVSNVMMSLPSESPTTEGDDAPRIETYTVKVTNTNYTKVGFVSLNKISSNGNTLYSIDTVIDNEYESLVKLITLTNHKFALLKRDKDKVPLLDIYDMNTGKMEKRFSLKDVEYTDKAAMSYREIVDCVYVPDKEVIAILTMNIAEGKHQEDIIYTSKLDNFNLKETYKIPNRDNSLAVGISSTGRVTYTGMDNGMYFFIRTNPFLSQNYSKEYLGTDGFNKLRGIHMFDDSIYGFMLEDGIIRFQNY
- the rfaE1 gene encoding D-glycero-beta-D-manno-heptose-7-phosphate kinase, whose amino-acid sequence is MDLKIKAKKIKYSKVLVIGDLMLDKFTYGDVIRISPEAPVPVLHVNHEENYLGGAGNVARNIAALIGEDNNDSIFMIGVIGKDNSADTIIKSMNKANISTKGIVEDDSRDTITKTRIVANTQQIVRIDNESTEPFSANIMKKIEKNFTDNVDNYNAVIISDYAKGIITNKLAKKIIDTCNKKNKPVLVDPAIKHFSFYKKATLMTPNLKEAVEGMDSKFPFYEFNPEAINILGNDIIKKLSLSKLMITLGANGMALFDKDIKAPNKKTPFIIPTKAKSVFDVSGAGDTVISVLAMCLSVGLSFKESSEIANAAAGVVVGKRGTSTLTLDELMEVL